From the Desulfuromonadaceae bacterium genome, the window CGGTATCGTTTCTCTCCATGACTTGGCAACCACTGATCATACAACGGGTGAAAAGACAAATGATCACCTTGTCACCGAAAATTCCTTTACCGATTATGTCGGTATCCATTCCCAAAATATCAGGTCGTATTGGTATGAGCTCTTGCCCTGGCCGTAAGGGGCCATCGCTGGTGACCGGTTATACGTGGAAAAGAAATCTCCCCCGCGATCTTCAGACCATTGCAGCGTGGGGTGCTTCTGTTGTTGTGACCCTGCTTGACGATGATGAGATAAAGAGACTTGGAATCACCGCCATTAAACGCCTTTGCGCCAAACACCAAATCGAATGGTTGCACCTTCCGATATTTCCATGTCTGGCACCGGATGCATGGTTTGAACGGGAGTGGACAGCGCAAATCCATAAAATCGAGACGATCCTCCGTTCCGGGAGAAATATCCATATTCACTGTCAGGAAGGATTGGGACGGACAGGAACGGTCGCGGCGCGGTTGCTGTGCGATTTTGGTCTTGAGCCTGACGATGCTATCCGCATGGTGAGACAAGCCAATCCTGGTGCGATCGAGACCTGTGAGCAGGAA encodes:
- a CDS encoding dual specificity protein phosphatase family protein; the encoded protein is VSFLSMTWQPLIIQRVKRQMITLSPKIPLPIMSVSIPKISGRIGMSSCPGRKGPSLVTGYTWKRNLPRDLQTIAAWGASVVVTLLDDDEIKRLGITAIKRLCAKHQIEWLHLPIFPCLAPDAWFEREWTAQIHKIETILRSGRNIHIHCQEGLGRTGTVAARLLCDFGLEPDDAIRMVRQANPGAIETCEQEEYLLNRAWLIQRHRPGF